The Natronoarchaeum philippinense genome includes the window CGGCTACGAAACTATCGAGGACTACCTTCGAGCCGAGCATCCAGACTTCTGGCAGCAGGTGCATGATCTCCCAGTTGCCGAAGTTGGCGTTTTGGATGCCGGCGGTGTACGGGAATGGTGGGACGAGACCCCCACCGGCGTTTCGCTTGCCCGGAGTCGCATGGCTGAAAACCTTGGCCAGCAAGCAGAGCGATACCAGAAGGTGTTCCTCCACACACCTGACGGAGAAATCGACGAGCACATCGTAGATGCCGTGGAAGAAAGCAACTGCACAATCCAGACGTTCCAAGATCCATCGAAACTGCGCCAGAATGCTTTGGAAGCGTGCGGAGAGAATTACATAGCTGGGGATGACTTCCTGCCTCACCCACCCAAAATCAACGTCCAGGATGGGCTCGACATTTTGGTTATCGACCAATGTTCTGGCTCGAAGGACATCCCCGAAGGTGCACCCGTCTTCGATGATAAAGAGACGCTCCAATTCTCGAGAGAAGAGCTCTTGGAGCGCGATAATGTTCCCGGAATCAACGCCAAGGATCTCTACACGGGCCGACAGCAGGAGTTCGTGAAGGAAGCGGTTAGACGGCTCAAAGGAGAAGGTCACGATGTCGAGCGGTACTTCATAAGTGCAGGCTTCGGCCTCGTTTCCGAGGACGAACCGTTGCCGCCATATGAAGTGACGTTCAGTTCGATGGGCGTTGCCGACATCAGGGAGCGATCTAAACAACTCAGCATTCAGGCCGACTTAGAGCAGGTGCTGAACGAGTCAGACTACGATGTAGTCTTCTTCACTCTCGGGAAGGATTACTACACCAGCATTGACATCGATAATATGGTCCAGAACGTTCGTTCTGACCGTATTGGAGTCGTCTTCAACCGGGAACTCGTCGACGACCAGTTCGATAATATCGTGTCAGTGCCTGCCCGCACAGAAGACGCGAAAAACCACGGCACAATCGTAGTAGGGTTGAAAGGACACTATATGAAGAATTTCGCACACCGTATAGACAGTGTCGAATCACTGGAACCTGAAGCGATTGAGGGCCTCTGTCGTCGTGTAGAAGAGGAACCTACTCAGATGGCCTTCGAGAAGTATTAGACGAGAAATTACTAAGGCGAACCTCTATACTTCACCTCTTCTGATCGTCTATCGCCCCATTATCTAAGTAAGATAACAGCATATCCGAGCGGGAGGGATGCTGTACAGACAACGGAAACTCGATCTTCCCCACGGAGAACTGGATACACCAGTTCTCTTCCCAGTTAGGAACGTGGGGAAGCGATCGAGTGATAACACTCCCAAGTACGTCGGCACTATCCCGGAGTTTTCCGCGGCGATGATTAACGCTCGATCGATACGGAACCGGGACCCGATGTGGAATCGGCTAACGAATGGTGTGACCCTCCGCGAAGAGATGGATGTTCCAGAGGATACCATCATCTTCGCTGATAGCGGTGGATTCGATTTTTCTGAGCAGGAGATCGACACTACACCGAAAAAGACGATCAAAACTCAACGGAAATTAGATAGCGACATACACGGAACAATTGACATTCCTTTATCCAGAGAAAACCGTGCAGCAGAGAACCAACGGCGTATCGACCGAAGCATCGAGTTTGCTCTCGAAGCAAGTGATCTCCATACTGGTGATGCTCTTCTCTTTGCAAGCGTTCACGGGTACGATCCAGAAACGATTCGTAACAATATCCAGTACCTGGAGAACCACGGAGATTTTGACGGATACGCACTCGGGAGTATGGTCCCAATCCGGACGGACTACAAAAAGGTAACAAAGCTGGTACTGGCTGCAAGAAATGCGACAAAGAAGCATCTACACGTTTATGGGCTCGGTGGATTAGT containing:
- a CDS encoding tRNA-guanine transglycosylase encodes the protein MLYRQRKLDLPHGELDTPVLFPVRNVGKRSSDNTPKYVGTIPEFSAAMINARSIRNRDPMWNRLTNGVTLREEMDVPEDTIIFADSGGFDFSEQEIDTTPKKTIKTQRKLDSDIHGTIDIPLSRENRAAENQRRIDRSIEFALEASDLHTGDALLFASVHGYDPETIRNNIQYLENHGDFDGYALGSMVPIRTDYKKVTKLVLAARNATKKHLHVYGLGGLVYQPLLLYLGVDSFDSSAFIRSAGNRNYLIPGFGGEELHNIEDLDRLPCPCPICGQRSLEDIREDRTALTQHNLWALATELRRFKYIAESDRDVENYLDLRFQGNEVTKRAYETAKQQVRRLT